Proteins encoded by one window of Bactrocera oleae isolate idBacOlea1 chromosome 4, idBacOlea1, whole genome shotgun sequence:
- the LOC106627211 gene encoding putative inorganic phosphate cotransporter, protein MSTQQIVGDVKKELRFGVRHVQTLLLFFNIVVISISRLNISVAVVAMTNAESTNPNFQEFDWTEQQKSYIISSFYWGYVVTQLPGGYLSRRFGAKIVMSISVFASSVCSLVTPFLVPWGCWQIFSLIRILQGLSQAALFPAIHEHIAKWSPPQERNMLGALAYSGVDCGMVLAMLVSGLIASSALGWPGISYISAGTGFVWCLLWHIFAANNPPTSRFITKAECEYIETSMKREKDFHERKIPVPWLAMFTSMPFLALLVVRCAETWGFSTAQSQIPSYFNGVLNMNIKSNAFFSALPYIARWIMSYIYLFFGNMAVARNWLCLTVVRKIANTMAMWLPALFMIGVGFFDDTNKSWAIALMTMNVGFNGGVTIGCVLSTIDVSPNHAGVVMGIVNTLTNVVSLLTPLVVGFIVTDAHIRSEWQIVFIIAACVFFVGNLIYLIYGTAEAQPWDAPDYLLGNNIKEVPKTARNDKLKRVDDSF, encoded by the exons ATGAGTACGCAGCAAATTGTAGGGGATGTGAAAAAAG AACTCCGCTTTGGCGTACGTCATGTACAAACTCTGCTGCTATTCTTTAATATTGTTGTGATTTCAATAAGTCGTTTAAATATCTCGGTTGCTGTGGTCGCGATGACAAATGCCGAAAGCACTAATCCCAATTTCCAG GAATTCGATTGGACGGAACAACAAAAGTCGTACATAATTTCCAGCTTCTACTGGGGTTACGTGGTCACACAGCTTCCCGGTGGCTATCTGAGTCGACGTTTCGGTGCGAAAATTGTGATGAGCATTAGTGTCTTCGCTTCGTCTGTATGTAGTTTGGTCACACCATTTCTGGTGCCTTGGGGCTGCTGGCAGATATTCAGTCTTATACGTATCCTGCAGGGTCTAAGTCAGGCAGCACTCTTTCCAGCCATACACGAGCACATTGCGAAATGGTCTCCGCCACAAGAGCGTAACATGCTGGGCGCGCTCGCCTATTCGGGTGTCGATTGTGGTATGGTGTTGGCAATGCTTGTGAGTGGTTTGATTGCGAGTAGCGCGCTCGGCTGGCCGGGCATTTCGTATATCTCAGCTGGCACTGGTTTCGTCTGGTGTTTGCTTTGGCACATTTTCGCAGCAAATAACCCGCCAACCTCGCGCTTTATTACGAAAGCAGAGTGCGAGTACATCGAAACTTCCATGAAACGTGAGAAAGATTTCCATGAACGGAAAATACCTGTACCATGGTTGGCAATGTTCACATCGATGCCCTTCTTGGCGTTACTCGTTGTGCGTTGTGCCGAAACCTGGGGCTTCAGCACCGCGCAATCGCAGATTCCCTCGTACTTTAATGGTGTACTTAATATGAATATAAAGAGCAATGCATTCTTCTCGGCACTGCCTTACATAGCGCGTTGGATTATGTCGTACATCTACTTGTTCTTCGGAAATATGGCAGTCGCAAGGAACTGGCTATGTTTGACGGTGGTGCGTAAGATCGCTAATACGATGGCAATGTGGCTGCCAGCGTTGTTTATGATCGGTGTAGGATTCTTTGACGATACCAACAAGTCTTGGGCCATTGCTTTGATGACAATGAATGTCGGCTTCAACGGTGGTGTTACCATCGGCTGTGTACTCAGTACAATTGATGTATCGCCAAATCATGCGGGCGTGGTAATGGGTATCGTGAATACGCTGACTAATGTGGTGTCTTTGTTGACGCCACTGGTTGTGGGCTTTATAGTCACCGATGCG cATATTCGCTCAGAGTGGCAAATTGTTTTCATAATTGCCGCGTGCGTTTTCTTCGTGGGCAATTTGATATATCTAATATACGGCACGGCTGAGGCTCAGCCCTGGGATGCACCTGACTATCTGTTAGGGAACAATATTAAAGAGGTACCTAAAACTGCGCGTAACGATAAGCTTAAGAGAGTTGATGACTCATTTTAG
- the LOC106627210 gene encoding putative inorganic phosphate cotransporter, whose product MSEKKIEAKVDNGPRFGVRHVQTLLLFLSTTVAYMGRLNVSVAVVAMTNAASTNPNFQEFDWTEKQKSYIISCFYWGYVITQLPGGYLSRRFGTKIVMGISLFGSALCSLLTPFLVPWGSWKVFCVIRIIQGLCQAAIFPAIHEHIAKWSPPKERNVIGALAYAGVDCGTVLAMLVSGLIASSPIGWPGISYISAGICFAWCLFWWIFGSNDPPSARFITKAECEYIETSMKRDEDFHKNKIPVPWLAMFTSVPFWALLLVRCSESWGVSTIQSQIPSYMNGVLNMNIRSNAFFSALPYIARWIMGYVYMYFGNMSVAKGWLSLTAMRKIANTIALWLPALLMVGIGFLDDSNKALAIILMTIDVGFNGAATVGCILSTIDLSPNHAGVVMGITNPVANIIPLITPLVVGVVVTDVHDRSEWQTIFIISATIFFFGNLIFIIFGSAEVQPWDAPDFLRKDNVEEPVKGTFNEIFVADDDKAKIDGWAVVEKTDDSRKKNVRETKTQ is encoded by the exons ATGAGTGAAAAGAAAATCGAAGCCAAAGTAGACAATG GTCCACGTTTCGGCGTACGCCATGTGCAGACTTTACTGCTCTTCCTATCAACCACCGTTGCTTATATGGGCCGCTTGAATGTCTCAGTCGCGGTGGTGGCTATGACAAACGCAGCGAGCACAAATCCCAACTTCCAG GAATTCGACTGGACGGAGAAGCAGAAGTCCTATATAATATCTTGTTTCTATTGGGGCTATGTGATCACACAATTACCCGGTGGTTATCTGAGTCGACGCTTCGGCACGAAAATTGTGATGGGTATCAGTCTCTTTGGCTCGGCGCTATGCAGTTTACTTACACCTTTTCTTGTGCCATGGGGCAGCTGGAAAGTTTTCTGTGTCATACGCATCATACAGGGTCTCTGTCAGGCGGCGATATTCCCAGCTATACATGAGCACATTGCCAAGTGGTCGCCGCCAAAAGAACGCAATGTGATTGGTGCACTGGCCTATGCGGGTGTCGATTGCGGCACTGTGTTGGCGATGCTTGTAAGCGGTCTGATAGCCAGCAGTCCGATCGGTTGGCCGGGCATTTCGTATATTTCGGCCGGTATTTGTTTTGCTTGGTGCTTGTTTTGGTGGATTTTTGGGTCAAACGATCCACCATCAGCGCGTTTTATAACGAAAGCTGAGTGCGAATACATCGAAACTTCGATGAAACGTGATGAAGATTTTCATAAGAACAAAATACCCGTCCCATGGTTGGCAATGTTCACATCGGTGCCATTTTGGGCACTACTTTTAGTGCGCTGTAGCGAAAGTTGGGGCGTCAGCACCATACAATCGCAAATTCCCTCCTACATGAACGGTGTGTTGAATATGAATATCAGGAGCAATGCATTTTTCTCGGCACTACCTTACATAGCGCGTTGGATAATGGGCTATGTCTATATGTACTTCGGAAATATGTCTGTAGCAAAGGGCTGGTTATCATTAACCGCTATGCGTAAGATCGCCAATACGATCGCATTATGGTTGCCAGCACTTCTTATGGTTGGCATTGGTTTCCTCGATGATAGCAATAAAGCTTTGGCAATTATTTTAATGACCATAGATGTCGGCTTCAATGGTGCTGCAACCGTCGGTTGTATACTCAGCACGATAGACTTGTCACCGAATCACGCTGGTGTTGTAATGGGCATTACAAATCCGGTGGCTAATATTATACCACTGATTACACCACTGGTTGTGGGTGTTGTAGTTACAGATGTG CACGACCGCTCTGAATGGCAAACAATATTTATCATTTCCGCGACGATTTTCTTCTTCGGCAACttgattttcataattttcggtTCGGCAGAAGTCCAACCGTGGGATGCACCGGACTTCTTGCGCAAGGATAACGTAGAGGAGCCAGTAAAGGGcacttttaatgaaatttttgttgctGATGATGACAAAGCTAAGATCGATGGTTGGGCGGTAGTGGAGAAAACTGACGATAGTCGAAAAAAAAACGTGCGGGAAACTAAGACTCAATAA
- the LOC106627257 gene encoding putative inorganic phosphate cotransporter has protein sequence MIDKRKATEINLPCLGQRHVQIFLLFTSIIVNYVAKFNAGVAVVAMTDAATTNPNFPEYKWSDMQKSYILSSFFWGNFITQFPGGYLCRRLGAKRTMFISTLGSSLFALLPPLCVNWGGWGIYCGIRIVQGLFQGFLFPCIHAHLAAWCPVSERNRLGALANTGIECGTLLSMFISGLIAASSIGWPGLFYVSGALGLVWCLAWLFLAANKPAESQFITNAELDYIVSSQNSTKKVESDEVEQTIPVPWHAILTSLPFWALVVARSAHSWGFSTLQAELPSYMKGVLNMDMKSNALYSALPYLAMWCMSYIYLVVSDVLLNRKMVSLTIIRKTFNTIAFWIPATGLVCIGLLGEGQTSFAIVLMTLSVGLNAGATIGSALNTIDLSPNHAGILMGIVNSAANVIPILTPLLVGLVVKDEHNRVQWQLVFIISAVVFASGNLFYLIFGKMDLQPWDDKDYLSKKSDKNSELPHKEYIPAISS, from the exons atgATTGATAAACGGAAAGCAACGGAAATAAATT TGCCATGTCTCGGGCAACGTCACGTACAAATTTTCTTGCTATTCACTTCAATCATAGTAAATTATGTTGCCAAATTCAATGCAGGAGTAGCTGTGGTGGCGATGACCGATGCGGCGACTACAAATCCCAACTTTCCG GAATACAAGTGGAGTGACATGCAGAAATCGTATATATTGTCGAGCTTCTTCTGGGGTAATTTTATTACACAATTCCCCGGTGGTTATCTCTGCCGTCGCTTGGGCGCCAAACGTACGATGTTTATTTCAACACTAGGCTCTTCATTATTTGCTCTTCTGCCACCGCTCTGCGTTAATTGGGGCGGTTGGGGTATCTACTGTGGCATACGTATTGTACAGGGACTCTTTCAAGGGTTTCTCTTTCCCTGCATACACGCACATCTCGCAGCCTGGTGTCCGGTGAGTGAACGCAATCGATTGGGCGCGCTGGCCAATACGGGCATTGAATGCGGTACGTTGCTCTCCATGTTCATAAGCGGCTTAATTGCGGCCTCAAGCATCGGTTGGCCAGGATTGTTCTATGTATCTGGTGCCTTGGGTTTAGTTTGGTGCCTCGCTTGGTTGTTCTTAGCCGCCAATAAACCAGCAGAGTCGCAATTTATTACAAACGCAGAACTTGATTACATAGTGTCCTCGCAGAATAGTACGAAAAAAGTGGAGTCGGATGAAGTAGAACAAACGATTCCAGTGCCTTGGCATGCTATATTGACTTCGTTGCCATTTTGGGCCTTAGTAGTGGCTCGCTCCGCGCATTCTTGGGGTTTCTCGACGCTGCAAGCTGAACTGCCTTCTTATATGAAGGGTGTGCTGAATATGGACATGAAGAGCAACGCTTTGTACTCGGCGCTGCCTTATTTGGCAATGTGGTGCATGTCCTACATTTATCTGGTTGTTTCGGATGTGCTACTCAATCGTAAGATGGTCTCACTCACTATTATACGCAAGACTTTCAATACAATCGCCTTTTGGATACCGGCTACCGGTCTCGTATGCATTGGACTCCTCGGAGAGGGGCAGACGAGTTTTGCTATTGTTCTAATGACGCTAAGTGTGGGCTTGAACGCTGGTGCTACTATCGGCAGCGCTCTGAACACCATTGATCTCTCGCCGAATCATGCAGGAATTCTTATGGGCATCGTGAACTCAGCTGCCAATGTGATACCGATACTCACGCCGCTGCTAGTCGGTCTGGTGGTGAAGGATGAG catAATCGCGTACAGTGGCAGTTAGTCTTCATAATATCAGCCGTCGTCTTTGCTTCGGGTAACTTGTTCTATTTGATTTTTGGCAAGATGGACCTACAGCCCTGGGATGATAAAGATTATCTATCGAAGAAAAGTGATAAAAATTCCGAGCTGCCGCATAAAGAGTATATTCCAGCTATAAGCAGTTGA
- the LOC106627250 gene encoding putative inorganic phosphate cotransporter produces the protein MTADINKGPLLGQRHLQVFLLFTSIVVNYVAKFNASVAVVAMTNAETTNPNFPEYDWTDMQKSYILSSFFWGYFITQFPGGYLCRRFGAKRTMLLSTLGSSVMGLLPPLCVSWGGWGIYCGIRVVQGFFQGFMFPCVHAHLAAWCPVSERNRLGALANTGIECGTLLSMFISGLIAASSIGWPGLFYVGGGMGLVWCVAWIFLAADEPNQSKFITTEELNYINAEKNVTKELEAGEVPRKVPVPWRAILTSLPLWALVIARSAQSWGFSTLQAEIPSYMKGVLNMDMKKNALYSALPYLAMWCMSYVYLIVSDVLLNRNLLSLTAIRKTFNSLALWGPAVGLIAVGFLNVDQKTLAIVLMTANVGINAGSTIGSALNTIDLSPNYAGILMGIVNSAANVIPILTPLLVGVLVTEEHSRTQWQIVFIISSVIFFSGNLFYLVFGRMELQPWDNPDFLRSKSVFDVKPPAEKSEKSVMQQKARSVEPEKAASVLA, from the exons GCCCGCTGCTCGGCCAGCGTCATCTACAAGTATTCCTGCTATTCACCTCGATTGTGGTGAATTATGTTGCTAAATTTAACGccagtgttgctgttgttgctatgaCGAATGCCGAAACGACAAATCCTAACTTTCCG GAATATGATTGGACCGATATGCAGAAGTCATATATTCTGTCGAGCTTCTTTTGGGGTTATTTCATCACGCAATTTCCCGGTGGTTATCTATGTCGACGTTTCGGCGCTAAACGCACTATGCTTCTCTCAACACTAGGCTCCTCAGTTATGGGCCTATTGCCGCCATTGTGTGTCAGTTGGGGCGGTTGGGGTATCTACTGTGGCATACGTGTTGTTCAAGGCTTCTTTCAAGGTTTTATGTTCCCCTGTGTGCATGCGCATCTCGCAGCCTGGTGTCCGGTGAGCGAACGCAATCGATTGGGCGCGTTAGCCAATACGGGCATTGAATGCGGTACGTTACTTTCTATGTTCATAAGCGGTCTAATCGCGGCCTCTAGCATCGGTTGGCCGGGTCTGTTTTACGTCGGCGGTGGCATGGGTTTAGTTTGGTGTGTCGCGTGGATTTTCTTAGCTGCCGATGAACCGAATCAATCGAAATTTATCACAACCGAAGAACTCAATTATATTAATGCCGAAAAGAATGTCACCAAGGAATTAGAGGCGGGCGAAGTGCCGCGTAAGGTACCAGTGCCATGGCGTGCCATTTTAACATCCCTGCCATTATGGGCTTTAGTAATTGCACGTTCGGCGCAATCATGGGGTTTCTCGACGCTACAAGCAGAAATTCCCTCTTATATGAAAGGTGTACTTAATATGGACATGAAGAAAAATGCTCTCTATTCGGCGCTGCCTTATTTGGCTATGTGGTGCATGTCCTATGTGTATCTGATTGTGTCGGATGTGCTGCTCAATCGTAATCTACTCTCGCTCACTGCTATACGTAAGACATTCAACTCATTGGCACTGTGGGGTCCAGCTGTGGGTCTGATTGCTGTTGGCTTTTTGAATGTGGATCAAAAGACCTTGGCCATAGTGCTAATGACTGCTAATGTGGGTATAAATGCGGGTTCGACCATCGGCAGCGCTTTGAATACCATCGATCTGTCACCGAATTATGCGGGAATTCTCATGGGTATTGTGAATTCAGCGGCTAATGTGATACCGATACTCACGCCACTGCTGGTTGGTGTGTTAGTTACAGAGGAA CATAGCCGCACTCAATGGCAGATAGTGTTCATCATATCTTCGGTCATTTTCTTCTCCGGTAATTTGTTCTACCTAGTCTTCGGCAGAATGGAACTACAGCCTTGGGACAATCCGGATTTCTTGCGGTCTAAAAGCGTGTTTGACGTCAAACCACCAGCGGAAAAGAGTGAGAAGTCGGTGATGCAGCAAAAAGCACGAAGTGTGGAACCCGAAAAAGCAGCAAGTGTACTTGCGTGA